A window of the Helianthus annuus cultivar XRQ/B chromosome 4, HanXRQr2.0-SUNRISE, whole genome shotgun sequence genome harbors these coding sequences:
- the LOC110936792 gene encoding uncharacterized protein LOC110936792, which yields MGVWSHPEISLEELLKLIKGFVDILILASGYQSSGHFAHWDPLNIKKAFQWGLFFENVLKSIDDNQDSVNELDAAVSELTSNPHFPQGLTHLSSVTLSKARYFILEHLIRTLPMRDSHIKAVLKATIDMDLEELQKTEINYLDVYIDKLKLQNEEGIMDFSPIPCPDDNLHVKVENDIKVDLTTFAIQGIKKRLLAVSHVSSIETSVNVLAKTITQVNSNDGLLHEEQNHPTAYVWNHWRTRTLSYLLDKRTIRLVSGARMIFSAPKVQWAQVFEQLDISKEGNTNFCETIELLLLGCISTRWDRIIQRFMSNSHEQPLGISTLYEGVHKLLLERFQNVDSMQQKQHSKKEQEIMEYLEVKLSNQIHHLWELSPALVAASLPPWSRLFEVYASELLSQFKGKTTKIRCCGCIDDNKEHIECEVVERIWCVYVFHVSKKQVVL from the exons ATGGGTGTTTGGTCTCACCCAGAGATCTCACTAGAAGAACTGTTAAAATTGATCAAAGGGTTTGTTGATATCCTCATCTTAGCTTCTGGGTATCAATCATCTGGTCATTTTGCTCATTGGGATCCGCTAAACATCAAGAAAGCTTTCCAATGGGGCCTTTTCTTCGAGAAC GTGCTCAAGAGCATAGATGACAACCAAGATTCTGTGAATGAACTCGATGCAGCCGTTTCTGAACTCACATCCAATCCTCATTTCCCACAG GGTCTTACACATCTTTCATCTGTTACTCTTAGTAAAGCAAGATATTTCATACTAGAACATCTAATTCGCACTCTACCCATGAGGGATTCACATATCAAAGCTGTTTTGAAAGCAACTATTGATATGGATCTTGAAGAACTTCAGAAGACAGAAATTAACTACTTAGATGTGTACATTGACAAGTTAAAACTGCAAAATGAGGAGGGTATAATGGACTTTTCGCCTATACCTTGTCCTGATGATAATCTACATGTGAAGGTTGAAAACGACATAAAAGTCGATCTGACAACGTTTGCTATCCAAGGAATTAAGAAAAGGCTACTTGCGGTTTCACACGTTTCATCAATAGAGACAAGTGTAAATGTTCTTGCTAAGACCATAACACAAGTAAACTCTAATGACGGTTTGCTTCATGAAGAACAAAACCATCCAACGGCTTACGT GTGGAATCATTGGCGCACAAGAACCCTTTCATATCTACTTGATAAACGGACTATCAGATTGGTTTCCGGCGCAAGAATGATTTTCTCTGCCCCTAAAGTTCAGTGGGCACAAGTTTTCGAACAGCTAGATATTTCAAAAGAAGGCAATACCAACTTTTGTGAGACAATT GAACTTCTACTGTTAGGATGTATATCAACCAGATGGGATCGTATAATTCAACGTTTCATGTCGAATTCTCATGAACAACCTCTCGGTATCTCCACATTATACGAAGGGGTGCACAAATTGCTCCTTGAAAGATTTCAGAATGTTGATTCTATGCAGCAAAAACAGCACTCAAAG AAGGAACAGGAAATCATGGAGTATCTTGAAGTAAAATTAAGCAATCAAATTCATCATTTGTGGGAACTCTCCCCCGCGCTTGTAGCGGCTTCACTTCCTCCATG GTCTCGTTTATTTGAAGTGTATGCAAGTGAATTGTTGAGTCAGTTTAAAGGGAAAACTACTAAAATTCG ATGTTGCGGTTGCATTGATGATAATAAGGAACACATAGAAT GTGAAGTTGTAGAGAGGATTTGGTGTGTGTACGTGTTTCATGTATCGAAAAAACAAGTCGTGTTATGA
- the LOC110936793 gene encoding multiple organellar RNA editing factor 2, chloroplastic → MAATTALFRSLRSSSPHLTRFFSSSSICRAPPLPGFTRPARATISLSHSLRVFAPAAVRLNLIRCRVNRSGGAYSPLNSGSNVSDRPPTEMAPLFPGCDYEHWLIVMDKPGGEGASKQQMIDCYVETLAKVLGSEEEAKKKIYNVSCERYFGFGCEIDEETSNKLEGLPGVLFVLPDSYVDAENKDYGAELYVNGEIVQRSPERQRRVEPVPSRVQDRPRYNDRTRYVRRRENSR, encoded by the exons ATGGCGGCGACCACCGCACTCTTCCGATCACTCCGGTCATCATCTCCACACCTAACACGTTTCTTCTCTTCATCCTCAATATGCAGAGCTCCACCTCTTCCCGGATTCACCCGACCCGCCCGTGCCACAATCTCTCTCTCACACTCTCTCCGCGTGTTTGCACCTGCCGCCGTTCGCCTCAACCTCATCCGGTGCCGCGTCAACCGCTCCGGAGGCGCGTACTCACCGCTCAACTCCGGTTCCAACGTCAGCGACCGGCCGCCCACGGAAATGGCGCCGTTGTTTCCAGGTTGTGATTATGAGCATTGGTTGATTGTGATGGATAAGCCTGGTGGTGAAGGTGCTAGTAAACAGCAGATGATTGATTGTTATGTTGAAACCCTAGCTAAAGTTTTAGGAAG TGAGGAAGAAGCAAAGAAGAAGATTTACAATGTTTCTTGTGAGAGGTACTTTGGATTTGGCTGTGAAATTGATGAAGAGACATCTAATAAGCTTGAAG GGTTGCCCGGTGTGCTGTTTGTTCTACCAGATTCGTATGTGGATGCTGAAAACAAAGATTATGGAG CTGAGCTGTATGTGAACGGAGAGATAGTTCAAAGGTCGCCCGAAAGGCAGAGGAGGGTGGAGCCAGTGCCATCGAGAGTGCAAGACAGACCCAGATACAATGATCGGACCCGATATGTCAGGCGTCGTGAAAATAGCCGCTAA
- the LOC110936791 gene encoding exocyst complex component EXO84B: METSPPALKFRFRDHGNDMENGDSVVGDTSTELSSFTSDEDSDIDSDELASMTAKGINHLCLELMELKQASEVDFQDNLISNYSSFIRVYRETEGINNEVMQFKYHLMAQKQLVRNLMDNDCLKTVSDDQTAAGVNESTLDDYNPTTLFKACANEVLETLDNLLFEHRLEEALGIFEIEDSDFPTVKFQEDISPDVWMCYKSDMAERRVMLADKLTLMADNTRVSVAELQKSLAGLSRLGFDHLATRLLFKYYHTRIASGVNNLQSSSRSLPGIYVHDLAKYVFSMMSQAAKSFVVLHGETSPYDSELMKWLFEETEAFAGLFIKHVGSISKINGGLSTLVDSVHFAMSYCSLLESQKLELQPCLIKHILPCMESTLKAHFDHFKKVISIVTSSDVWFMERYLVSGMLIDGTSSSVFDQHPEYCLLTNSGRKFVSLLHTVIEDVSSLVSVTGSTILEELMDLFAEYCFILERALTYETDDVVEGASRIKMAESLSQKVSIIANLSTLEYFFPNVIRSLFKDVTQLKNVIVRHVTSVSGSCSRLKARLCKQFIHSIMSNEASCIKDYVDFDLLQGPMPSVPYQILFLEVRKVEELAEDNVVEFDWLVSLLTDLIEAAFDWISENDVNWVTRHKNDATDQHSDGLTQFALDMQFLVEVARRGGYLTTDMINCSTDLVSRMESAMVSSGFDLNRYVVDYEKVAKSAVEAIKELEALVEKTQQLSEDFDQLDDEEYQPHSSINSIEGDDSRGSSEVSFETTADLLVQDFEEDGNEDKVEDENEDEVEDETETDHGSMENNKKKLYQVSTENGDEEEESGIKDGETRG; the protein is encoded by the exons ATGGAAACATCTCCTCCTGCGTTAAAATTCCGGTTCAGAGATCACGGTAATGATATGGAGAACGGAGACTCTGTCGTTGGCGATACAAGCACGGAGTTGTCGTCGTTCACTAGCGATGAAGACTCTGATATCGACTCCGATGAGCTTGCTTCCATGACCGCCAAG GGGATTAATCATCTATGTTTAGAACTCATGGAGCTGAAGCAAGCATCAGAAGTTGATTTTCAGGATAATTTAATTTCCAATTATTCATCCTTCATAAG GGTTTATAGAGAAACAGAAGGTATAAACAATGAAGTAATGCAATTTAAGTATCATCTGATGGCGCAAAAGCAGCTCGTTCGAAACCTAATGGATAATGATTGTCTAAAGACCGTATCAGATGATCAAACTGCCGCAGGTGTCAATGAATCCACGCTTGATGATTATAATCCTACAACTTTGTTCAAGGCTTGTGCTAATGAAGTTTTAGAAACTCTAGACAACCTTCTGTTTGAGCATAGATTAGAAGAAGCTTTGGGAATCTTCGAGATTGAAGATAGCGATTTTCCAACAGTGAAGTTTCAAGAAGACATTTCACCAGATGTCTGGATGTGTTACAAATCTGACATGGCGGAAAGGAGGGTCATGCTTGCTGATAAGCTGACGCTAATGGCCGACAACACAAGGGTCTCGGTGGCAGAACTGCAAAAATCGTTAGCTGGACTTTCCAGGCTTGGTTTTGATCATCTTGCAACGCGGTTACTTTTCAAGTATTACCATACACGTATCGCCTCGGGTGTAAACAATTTGCAGTCCTCGTCAAGATCTCTACCCGGGATTTACGTTCATGATTTAGCAAAGTATGTTTTTTCTATGATGTCTCAAGCCGCAAAGAGTTTTGTTGTGTTACACGGAGAAACGTCGCCATATGATTCAGAACTTATGAAATGGCTCTTTGAGGAAACAGAAGCTTTTGCTGGTTTGTTTATTAAACATGTCGGATCGATCTCAAAGATTAACGGTGGGTTGTCTACATTGGTTGATTCGGTGCACTTCGCGATGTCGTATTGCTCTTTGTTAGAAAGTCAAAAGTTGGAGTTACAACCATGCTTGATTAAGCATATTCTTCCTTGTATGGAGAGTACTCTAAAAGCTCATTTTGATCATTTCAAGAAAGTTATCAGCATTGTAACATCTAGTGATGTTTGGTTTATGGAACGATATCTTGTATCGGGAATGTTGATAGACGGGACCTCTTCGTCGGTTTTTGACCAACATCCGGAATATTGCTTGCTCACCAATAGTGGCAGGAAGTTTGTGTCACTGCTGCATACAGTAATCGAAGACGTTTCATCTTTAGTTTCTGTTACGGGAAGCACGATTCTTGAAGAGCTAATGGACCTATTTGCGGAGTACTGTTTCATTCTCGAAAGAGCCCTCACCTATGAAACAGATGATGTTGTAGAAGGTGCATCAAGAATTAAAATGGCGGAATCACTTTCACAAAAGGTTTCGATAATTGCGAATTTATCAACGCTTGAATACTTCTTCCCCAATGTTATCAGAAGCCTCTTCAAGGACGTAACTCAGTTAAAGAACGTGATTGTCCGTCACGTGACATCAGTTTCGGGCAGTTGCAGTAGACTCAAAGCTCGCTTATGCAAGCAATTTATACATAGCATAATGTCTAACGAAGCGTCGTGTATTAAAGACTATGTCGACTTTGACTTGTTGCAGGGTCCGATGCCTTCTGTTCCTTATCAG ATACTGTTTCTGGAAGTAAGGAAAGTAGAAGAACTTGCTGAAGACAATGTTGTTGAATTTGATTGGTTGGTGAGCTTACTTACAGATCTTATCGAGGCCGCATTTGATTGGATTTCCGAAAACGATGTAAATTGGGTGACCCGACACAAGAATGATGCCACTGATCAGCATTCTGATGGATTGACTCAG TTTGCCCTCGACATGCAATTTCTGGTTGAGGTAGCAAGGCGTGGAGGATACTTAACCACCGATATGATCAACTGTTCTACAGACTTGGTATCACGGATGGAATCAGCCATGGTTTCTTCCGGGTTTGATCTAAACAG ATATGTTGTTGATTATGAGAAGGTTGCGAAGTCCGCTGTTGAAGCTATCAAAGAGCTCGAGGCACTGGTTGAAAAGACCCAACAGTTAAGTGAAGACTTTGATCAGCTTGATGATGAAGAATACCAACCACATTCTTCAATAAACTCCATTGAAGGTGATGACTCTCGAGGCTCTTCAGAAGTTTCCTTCGAAACAACAGCAGATCTTTTAGTTCAGGATTTTGAAGAAGATGGAAACGAAGACAAGGTTGAAGATGAAAATGAAGACGAGGTTGAAGATGAAACCGAAACAGATCATGGATCAATGGAAAATAATAAGAAGAAATTATACCAAGTGTCGACTGAAAAtggtgatgaagaagaggagaGTGGTATCAAAGATGGGGAGACAAGAGGTTAG